The Primulina eburnea isolate SZY01 chromosome 13, ASM2296580v1, whole genome shotgun sequence genome includes a region encoding these proteins:
- the LOC140810361 gene encoding uncharacterized protein has protein sequence MNYQNFHFFNSASSSSSDEFDSHVQDQFESINETENLLGSLATNNTILAASYAEQHEVEVKHGGSIPGHIVIPRDRELADRNLFNDYFADNPRYNEAMFRRRFRMSRGLFFRIVEAVKNHDRYFIQRVDGLGRLGLSTNQKITAAMRMLAYGTPADAADEYIKIGESTTIQCLQRFCRDIVEVFAERYLRSPTSIDIDRLLHIGEKRGFPGMLGSLDCMHWRWKNCPTAWAGQYAGRSGSPTIILEAVADYDLWIWHAFFGMPGSNNDINVLEASNLFSNLAQGIAPPANYFIGGKEYHQGYYLADGIYPKWSTLVQTIHDPRGPKKKYFAMKQESCRKDVERAFGVLQSRFAIVASPARAWQKKHLQDIMTACIIMHNMIIEDERDLDTPIEDALEAPTPNVEMITDQNIRFQEFLARYKNIRDREAHFALRDALIDHLWDLYSNSVN, from the coding sequence ATGaattatcaaaattttcattttttcaatTCAGCATCATCTAGCTCATCTGATGAATTTGATTCACATGTTCAAGATCAATTTGAGTCCATCAACGAAACAGAAAATTTATTGGGGAGTCTAGCAACCAATAACACAATTTTAGCGGCTTCATATGCTGAGCAACATGAAGTTGAAGTCAAACATGGAGGGTCGATTCCCGGTCATATCGTAATTCCGCGTGATCGAGAATTGGCGGATCGTAATCTTTTCAACGATTATTTTGCTGATAATCCAAGATACAATGAAGCAATGTTTCGAAGACGTTTTCGAATGTCACGAGGCCTTTTTTTTCGTATTGTTGAGGCTGTAAAGAATCATGATCGTTATTTCATACAACGAGTAGATGGTCTTGGTCGGCTGGGACTCTCTACTAATCAAAAAATTACTGCTGCAATGCGGATGTTGGCATACGGTACACCAGCGGATGCTGCTGATGAATATATTAAGATAGGAGAATCAACTACAATTCAATGCCTTCAACGTTTTTGTCGGGATATTGTAGAGGTGTTTGCAGAGCGATACCTAAGGTCACCTACCTCCATTGATATTGATAGACTACTGCATATTGGTGAAAAACGTGGATTTCCTGGAATGTTGGGAAGCTTGGACTGTATGCATTGGAGATGGAAAAATTGCCCAACAGCATGGGCAGGACAATACGCGGGTCGTAGTGGTTCTCCGACCATTATTTTGGAAGCGGTTGCTGATTATGATCTTTGGATATGGCATGCATTTTTTGGTATGCCAGGATCTAACAATGACATCAACGTTCTTGAGGCATCAAATCTTTTTTCAAATCTTGCGCAAGGTATCGCTCCTCCAGCAAATTACTTTATTGGTGGAAAAGAGTATCATCAAGGATATTACTTAGCCGATGGTATATATCCTAAATGGTCAACTCTTGTGCAAACAATTCATGATCCACGCGgtcccaaaaaaaaatattttgcaatGAAACAAGAGTCATGTAGGAAAGATGTCGAACGCGCATTTGGAGTACTTCAATCACGATTTGCAATTGTAGCATCTCCAGCACGTGCTTGGCAGAAAAAACACTTGCAAGATATAATGACTGCATGCATTATAATGCACAATATGATTATCGAAGATGAGCGTGACTTGGATACACCAATCGAAGATGCGTTGGAAGCACCAACTCCAAATGTGGAAATGATTACGGATCAAAATATAAGATTTCAAGAATTTCTTGCTCGGTATAAAAACATAAGGGACAGAGAGGCTCACTTCGCACTACGAGATGCACTAATCGACCATTTATGGGATTTATATAGTAATTCCGTTAATTAA
- the LOC140810073 gene encoding glutathione S-transferase T3-like — MASNARTASYSYQEDIHLCHVYLDISQDPIIGINQSRNQFWSRVEQSYNSSRAPDMTEVRNKRSVQSRMGLILAAISKLKACIQQVEQLHPSGASDMDIIIRAKELMKQDSNFKKGFKFDHVWSIMKDMEKFAASSNHSRSTIQRGIEFFDSQQSDTQATDSPKSASPGLSPFEINLSDENIGGTSSQRPLGVKKAKLKKKKDEYMSQTIESMRLGQEKILEIIQTGNAYREHNKELQIKRMQQTERKLEQNETKIEQNRQMLDLTRFQEENKILVIDLNSIQDPSLRENFRAEQSRILSEREERKRARDSLDYGKYFGDIGGSGSSLPPF; from the exons ATGGCTTCGAATGCACGAACTGCTTCTTATTCATATCAAGAAGACATACACCTTTGTCATGTTTATCTTGACATTTCCCAAGATCCTATCATAGGCATAAACCAATCTCGAAATCAATTTTGGAGTCGTGTCGAGCAAAGCTACAACAGTTCCAGAGCACCCGACATGACTGAAGTTCGTAACAAAAGATCTGTGCAATCTCGTATGGGCTTAATATTGGCGGCGATTAGTAAATTAAAAGCATGCATCCAACAAGTTGAACAACTCCATCCAAGCGGTGCTTCAGATATGGATATT ATAATTCGTGCGAAAGAGTTAATGAAACAGGATTCTAATTTCAAGAAAGGTTTTAAGTTTGATCATGTATGGTCTATTATGAAAGATATGGAGAAATTTGCAGCTTCGTCAAATCATTCAAGGTCAACAATTCAAAGAGGTATTGAATTTTTCGACTCTCAACAATCGGACACACAAGCAACGGATTCCCCCAAATCAGCGTCCCCTGGATTATcaccatttgagattaatttaagtgatgaaaatattggTGGTACTTCGTCACAGCGGCCACTTGGAGTGAAAAAAgcaaaattaaaaaagaaaaaagatgaaTATATGTCACAGACAATTGAATCAATGCGATTAGGACAAGAAAAAATTCTGGAAATAATCCAAACTGGAAATGCTTATCGTGAACATAACAAAGAATTACAGATAAAACGTATGCaacaaactgaacgaaaatTGGAACAAAATGAAACAAAAATAGAACAAAATCGACAAATGTTGGATTTGACTAGGTttcaagaagaaaacaaaattttggtAATCGATCTCAACTCAATTCAAGATCCATCTTTGCGTGAAAATTTTAGGGCCGAACAGTCAAGAATTTTGAGTGAGAGGGAAGAAAGGAAACGTGCACGTGATAGTCTCGACTATGGAAAATATTTTGGAGACATTGGAGGATCTGGATCCAGCTTACCTCCGTTTTAA